Proteins found in one Mytilus edulis chromosome 2, xbMytEdul2.2, whole genome shotgun sequence genomic segment:
- the LOC139512017 gene encoding uncharacterized protein, translating to MALQTRFQAVNTSVAVNEALKELKNIIPKQDFIQHEATIRSVLEVAADTENELTNIMSPFMDKISIKEVENKISPTIGHDRAEMIKNAFSFETYKMKLVKKSDGQSAVQVHRGGAEYLPEIKLAKIQDVIKSKEIQITSIIIEIFMLVFKCGGITDDFTEYQMRAASQELEAIVRQSTFQRALREFIEEWNRGDAWARAKAIFVFLKSTYALGIFWKIIKILFTQMSTFKNIRALAECAVMIVAAVATEGVALIARLALSIDNAVALVEKMVNMSNFEKEEKNLR from the exons ATGGCATTACAGACTAGGTTTCAAGCAG ttAATACTTCAGTTGCTGTCAATGAGGCactaaaagaattaaaaaatatcaTTCCAAAACAAGATTTCATTCAACATGAGGCAACGATTAGGAGTGTATTGGAGGTGGCTGCAGATACAGAAAACGAACTTACGAACATAATGAGTCCCTTCATGGATAAAATATCAATCAAagaagttgaaaataaaatatcacCAACAATTGGTCATGATAGGGCAGAAATGATCAAGAATGCTTTTAGCTttgaaacatataaaatgaaattggTCAAAAAGTCAGATGGTCAGTCAGCTGTACAGGTGCACCGAGGTGGGGCAGAATACTTACCGGAAATTAAACTTGCGAAAATTCAAGATGTCATCAAGTCAAAGGAAATACAGATAACAAgcattataattgaaatatttatgttGGTCTTTAAGTGTGGTGGTATTACAGATGATTTTACTGAGTATCAGATGAGAGCAGCCAGTCAAGAATTAGAAGCTATTGTCCGACAATCGACATTTCAACGTGCGCTCCGTGAATTCATTGAAGAATGGAATCGAGGTGATGCTTGGGCAAGGGCTAAGGCTATTTTTGTATTCCTAAAATCTACTTATGCACTTGGTATTTTTTGGAAGATCATTAAGATTCTTTTTACGCAAAtgtctacatttaaaaatataagggCTCTTGCCGAGTGTGCAGTTATGATTGTTGCTGCAGTTGCAACTGAAGGGGTAGCATTAATTGCAAGACTAGCTCTATCTATTGATAATGCAGTCGCTTTAGTAGAGAAAATGGTCAATATGTCTAATTttgaaaaagaagagaaaaatctTCGATGA